Proteins from a single region of Drosophila biarmipes strain raj3 chromosome 3R, RU_DBia_V1.1, whole genome shotgun sequence:
- the LOC108027301 gene encoding GTP-binding protein Rheb homolog translates to MPTKERNIAMMGYRSVGKSSLCIQFVEGQFVDSYDPTIENTFTKIERVKSQDYIVKLIDTAGQDEYSIFPVQYSMDYHGYVLVYSITSQKSFEVVKIIYEKLLDVMGKKYVPVVLVGNKTDLHQERTVSTEEGKKLAESWRAAFLETSAKQNESVGDIFHQLLILIENENGNPQEKSSCLVS, encoded by the exons ATGCCAACCAAGGAGCGCAACATTGCCATGATGGGCTACCGATCAGTGG GCAAATCGTCGCTCTGCATACAGTTCGTGGAAGGCCAGTTCGTGGACTCCTATGACCCTACCATCGAGAACA CTTTTACGAAGATCGAGCGTGTCAAATCGCAAGACTACATCGTGAAGCTCATCGACACGGCCGGCCAGGACGAGTACAGCATATTCCCGGTGCAATACAGCATGGACTACCACGGCTACGTCCTGGTTTACTCGATAACCAGTCAAAAGTCCTTTGAGGTGGTCAAGATCATCTACGAGAAGCTACTCGATGTGATGGGCAAGAAATA TGTACCTGTGGTGTTGGTGGGGAACAAGACCGATCTGCACCAGGAGCGAACCGTTTCCACGGAGGAGGGCAAGAAGCTGGCCGAATCCTGGCGAGCGGCATTTCTCGAAACGTCCGCCAAACAGAACGAG TCCGTGGGAGATATATTCCACCAGCTGCTGATCCTGATCGAGAACGAAAACGGAAATCCCCAGGAGAAGAGCAGTTGCCTCGTATCGTAG
- the LOC108027298 gene encoding phospholipid phosphatase 5 isoform X2: MPSSREGQESRRTLSESSAEDVGRTGSRSHSEGMWRNELPLNADSSSAQPERGEERSPSSANSNIRLSDAADVVLRVLLVMTFFKLETMTAFKREIHKEELWLYKNPRRPDIVRGGELLFWVIVAPFLVTVAFYWFTKDRRDFRAASWAWTLALCMNGIPTSLLKITVGRPRPDYFFRCFPDGVMVLNTTSSSLDTSILDFNCTGLPGDINEGRKSFPSGHSSFAFASFGFIAYYVGAKLHAFDIRGRGHTWRLCIAVIPLLIALLVAVSRTCDYHHHWQDVTFGGLIGLFAGYISYRQYYPSIFGPDAGKPLIRWPRREEKKYQRLTGKEDSDSLGERDGGDAVRRPLLAGKEQSKWY, translated from the exons ATGCCGTCGAGCAGGGAAGGTCAAGAATCCAGACGAACTCTCAGCGAGAGTTCCGCTGAGGACGTTGGGCGCACAGGATCGAGGTCCCACAGCGAAGGAATGTGGCGCAACGAGCTTCCCCTGAATGCAGACAGCAGCTCCGCTCAGCCCGAAAGGGGAGAGGAGCGGAGTCCAAGCTCCGCGAACTCCAATATAAGGCTCAGCGATGCAGCGGATGTGGTGCTCCGCGTTCTCCTTGTCATGACCTTCTT CAAGCTGGAGACGATGACGGCTTTCAAGCGGGAAATCCACAAGGAGGAACTCTGGCTGTACAAGAATCCCAGGAGACCGGACATCGTGAGGGGCGGCGAGCTGCTCTTCTGGGTGATAGTGGCTCCCTTCCTGGTCACCGTGGCCTTCTACTGGTTCACCAAGGACAGGCGCGACTTCAGAGCCGCCAGCTGGGCCTGGACACTGGCTCTGTGCATGAACGGCATACCTACAAGCCTTCTAAAGATAACAGTGGGACGGCCCAGGCCAGACTACTTCTTCCGCTGCTTTCCCGACGGCGTGATGGTGCTCAACACGACGTCAAGCAGTCTGGACACCTCCATATTGGACTTTAACTGCACAGGGCTTCCGGGAGACATAAATGAAGGACGCAAGAGTTTTCCCAGCGGACATTCATCGT TCGCCTTTGCCAGTTTCGGTTTCATCGCCTACTACGTGGGCGCCAAGCTGCACGCCTTTGACATTCGAGGACGTGGCCACACCTGGCGGCTTTGCATCGCTGTGATTCCTCTGCTAATCGCTCTACTAGTGGCGGTCAGTCGCACATGCGATTACCACCACCACTGGCAAGATGTGACGTTTGGCGGGCTAATTGGTCTGTTTGCGGGCTATATAAGCTACAGACAATACTACCCCTCCATTTTTGGCCCTGATGCTGGTAAACCGCTGATCCGGTGGCCCAGAAGGgaggaaaaaaaatatcagCGGTTAACAGGGAAGGAGGATAGCGACAGCCTTGGCGAAAGGGACGGGGGCGATGCGGTGCGGCGACCTCTCCTCGCGGGCAAGGAACAATCCAAATGGTACTAA
- the LOC108027298 gene encoding phospholipid phosphatase 5 isoform X1, translated as MPDSCTADLRSRRRENPVARNGNIGTIGQEQATSTEHKLTTEYSQRTSEMPSSREGQESRRTLSESSAEDVGRTGSRSHSEGMWRNELPLNADSSSAQPERGEERSPSSANSNIRLSDAADVVLRVLLVMTFFKLETMTAFKREIHKEELWLYKNPRRPDIVRGGELLFWVIVAPFLVTVAFYWFTKDRRDFRAASWAWTLALCMNGIPTSLLKITVGRPRPDYFFRCFPDGVMVLNTTSSSLDTSILDFNCTGLPGDINEGRKSFPSGHSSFAFASFGFIAYYVGAKLHAFDIRGRGHTWRLCIAVIPLLIALLVAVSRTCDYHHHWQDVTFGGLIGLFAGYISYRQYYPSIFGPDAGKPLIRWPRREEKKYQRLTGKEDSDSLGERDGGDAVRRPLLAGKEQSKWY; from the exons ATGCCCGACAGCTGTACGGCGGACTTACGTAGCCGCCGTCGCGAAAATCCAGTCGCCCGCAACGGCAATATCGGAACTATTGGCCAGGAGCAG GCGACAAGCACCGAACATAAGCTGACAACCGAATATTCCCAACGGACAAGCGAAATGCCGTCGAGCAGGGAAGGTCAAGAATCCAGACGAACTCTCAGCGAGAGTTCCGCTGAGGACGTTGGGCGCACAGGATCGAGGTCCCACAGCGAAGGAATGTGGCGCAACGAGCTTCCCCTGAATGCAGACAGCAGCTCCGCTCAGCCCGAAAGGGGAGAGGAGCGGAGTCCAAGCTCCGCGAACTCCAATATAAGGCTCAGCGATGCAGCGGATGTGGTGCTCCGCGTTCTCCTTGTCATGACCTTCTT CAAGCTGGAGACGATGACGGCTTTCAAGCGGGAAATCCACAAGGAGGAACTCTGGCTGTACAAGAATCCCAGGAGACCGGACATCGTGAGGGGCGGCGAGCTGCTCTTCTGGGTGATAGTGGCTCCCTTCCTGGTCACCGTGGCCTTCTACTGGTTCACCAAGGACAGGCGCGACTTCAGAGCCGCCAGCTGGGCCTGGACACTGGCTCTGTGCATGAACGGCATACCTACAAGCCTTCTAAAGATAACAGTGGGACGGCCCAGGCCAGACTACTTCTTCCGCTGCTTTCCCGACGGCGTGATGGTGCTCAACACGACGTCAAGCAGTCTGGACACCTCCATATTGGACTTTAACTGCACAGGGCTTCCGGGAGACATAAATGAAGGACGCAAGAGTTTTCCCAGCGGACATTCATCGT TCGCCTTTGCCAGTTTCGGTTTCATCGCCTACTACGTGGGCGCCAAGCTGCACGCCTTTGACATTCGAGGACGTGGCCACACCTGGCGGCTTTGCATCGCTGTGATTCCTCTGCTAATCGCTCTACTAGTGGCGGTCAGTCGCACATGCGATTACCACCACCACTGGCAAGATGTGACGTTTGGCGGGCTAATTGGTCTGTTTGCGGGCTATATAAGCTACAGACAATACTACCCCTCCATTTTTGGCCCTGATGCTGGTAAACCGCTGATCCGGTGGCCCAGAAGGgaggaaaaaaaatatcagCGGTTAACAGGGAAGGAGGATAGCGACAGCCTTGGCGAAAGGGACGGGGGCGATGCGGTGCGGCGACCTCTCCTCGCGGGCAAGGAACAATCCAAATGGTACTAA
- the LOC108027299 gene encoding RNA-binding protein 42, producing the protein MGSKRRNIEDELSRFEAEISKPPARNLFVPNQVRPIIAANTYHNVQNKLQHQGNGGSRLTVPPPPIPPPPTFMSTFVPTGSGGSSSSSSKPMSATPVVLSSAPKLYQCRQSVHVPTVAAAPSIDINAVSFDVTQKLKKLKAEKSGPNPIAEEAIKAARASSALQSFQTTERKKKDRKTVRIAGGSVWEDSSLADWPDDDFRIFCGDLGNDVNDEVLTRTFNKFPSFQRARVVRDKRTGKSKGFGFVSFREPADFIRAMKEMDGRYVGSRPIKLRKSTWRQRSLDVVKKKEREKQVLLQAFNSMN; encoded by the coding sequence ATGGGTTCAAAGCGCCGCAACATCGAGGACGAGCTCTCCCGCTTCGAGGCGGAGATCTCCAAGCCGCCCGCCCGCAACCTCTTCGTGCCGAACCAGGTGCGTCCCATCATCGCCGCCAACACGTACCACAACGTGCAGAACAAGTTGCAGCACCAGGGGAATGGAGGATCCCGACTGACCGTGCCCCCGCCCCCGATCCCACCGCCTCCCACCTTTATGTCCACCTTCGTGCCCACGGGCAGTGGTGGAAGCTCATCCTCCAGCTCCAAGCCGATGTCAGCTACGCCCGTGGTTCTCAGCAGCGCCCCAAAGCTGTACCAGTGCCGACAGTCTGTGCACGTGCCCAcagtagcagcagcacctTCCATCGACATCAACGCCGTCTCCTTTGATGTGACGCAGAAGCTGAAGAAGCTCAAGGCGGAGAAGTCCGGCCCCAATCCCATTGCAGAAGAGGCCATCAAGGCAGCTCGCGCCTCTTCCGCATTACAGTCCTTCCAGACGACGGAGCGCAAGAAGAAGGACCGCAAAACCGTAAGGATCGCAGGTGGCAGCGTTTGGGAAGACTCGTCGTTGGCTGACTGGCCCGACGACGACTTCCGCATCTTCTGCGGTGACCTGGGAAACGACGTCAACGACGAAGTCCTGACCCGGACCTTCAACAAGTTTCCCTCGTTCCAGCGAGCTCGTGTGGTGCGCGACAAGCGGACGGGCAAGAGCAAGGGATTCGGCTTCGTTAGTTTCCGGGAACCTGCCGACTTTATACGGGCCATGAAGGAGATGGACGGACGGTATGTGGGCAGTCGACCCATCAAACTGCGCAAGAGCACTTGGCGACAGCGCAGCCTGGACGTGGTCAAGAAAAAGGAGCGCGAGAAACAGGTGCTGCTGCAAGCGTTCAACTCCATGAACTGA